CAGGTCGTTCTTTTCGCAGAGCACCGCGTAAACATAATCACCGATGTGCAACGTAAACAGCCCACGCCCAGCGACGAAAAAGCGTACTTCATCTTCGCCATGACGATGTTCGTCGAGGAACTTGGCGCGCAACTCGGCTTTTTGCGGGTGATCGCGGTCAAGGCTGATCACATCAACAGTGACATAACCGCGTTCGCTCATCAGGCGATCAATCTGGTCACGGTAGGCATTGATCACTTCGTCCTGGCTGGCACCCGGCTGGATCGGTGCTGCGGCCTGCCAACGGTCAAAGCGCACGCCCTGCTCGGCCAGGGTGGATGCGATGTCATCAAAGTGGGTCAGTACCTTGTTCGGTAATTCCGGGCTCGATACGTGATAAACGGACAGGCTGCTCATGGGGCGTGGTTCCTCGGCTTCGGCGCACATTCGGCTTTTACAGGCCGTTCAGGCAGACCGTTGAAATCAGGTTGTGAGCTTCTTCACGGTGAAGTCAGCATTAACGATTGAGTACAGCGCGGGTTTTCAGTTCGCACTCAAACAGAAACTCGAAGGCTTCAATCTGGCGCAAGGCGTCGCTCATGCGTGCGCCCCAGGTGTACAGGCCATGGCCGCGAATCAGATAGCCCACACAGTCAGGGTGGGCTTCAAGCCACGGCTGGACCTTGGCTGCCAGGCGCGCGATGTCCTGATCATTGTCAAAAATCGGCACCAGCACCTTCGACTCATGGGTCGAAACGCCACTAAAGGCTTTTTGCAGTTCGTAGTCTTCAAACTCGATGCTGTCACCCGGGGTCAGGCGTGACAGCACCGTGGCATTGACCGAATGGGTATGCAACACCGCGCCGATCTCGGGGCGCCAGCTGTAAAGCTGGGTGTGCAGCAAC
This genomic stretch from Pseudomonas deceptionensis harbors:
- a CDS encoding 1,2-dihydroxy-3-keto-5-methylthiopentene dioxygenase; its protein translation is MSSLSVYHVSSPELPNKVLTHFDDIASTLAEQGVRFDRWQAAAPIQPGASQDEVINAYRDQIDRLMSERGYVTVDVISLDRDHPQKAELRAKFLDEHRHGEDEVRFFVAGRGLFTLHIGDYVYAVLCEKNDLISVPAGTPHWFDMGEHPHFVAIRLFNNPEGWVANFTGEDIASRFPRLED
- a CDS encoding methylthioribulose 1-phosphate dehydratase, whose product is MSLTREHLSLEIIEAGRFLYGRGWSPATSSNYSTRLSATQALLTVSGKHKGQLGPDDVLATDLSGNSLEPGKKPSAETLLHTQLYSWRPEIGAVLHTHSVNATVLSRLTPGDSIEFEDYELQKAFSGVSTHESKVLVPIFDNDQDIARLAAKVQPWLEAHPDCVGYLIRGHGLYTWGARMSDALRQIEAFEFLFECELKTRAVLNR